TGGTGACGCAATGGAAGTCGGCAGTGAATGTGTTTTGCGGCAGCGCGCGGAACTGCTGGTAATTCAGCCGCACCGGCTCTTCCACCAAACCAAAGAGACGGAAATCCCACGTCTCCAGCTTCACGCGGGGGGTGGGGCCATAACTCAGCACCGGCCATTTTTCGACGAGATATTGTCCAGGAGGAACACGCCCAGTAACGTTTGCCGCACGGTTTTCTGCCATGGCTGTCCTCTTAATGGGTTCCCTGGGTTTTGGCAAGGGCGACGCTCATGGCCACAGCAGCGCAATCTTGATGTCCATCACATTGGTGCCGGTTTGTCCGGGACGAAAGAGGTCGTCGAGCGCGGCGAAGAAGGGGTAGGAGTCGTTGTTTTGCAGCGCTGCGTGCGAGTCGAGTCCCGCAGTGTCCGCGCGCCGGAGGGTGTTCCCGTCAACGAACGCCCCGGCGGCGTCGGTGGGGCCGTCGATGCCGTCCGTGCCTGCGCTCAAAAGTGTCCAGTGCAGTTTGCGCGATTTGCCAGGTTCGCTTCGGAGGGCTTGCGCGACCACGAGGGCAAATTCTTGGTTGCGTCCGCCTTTGCCTGTCCCTGTCACGTGGACGGTGGTCTCGCCACCGGCGAGGACACACACCGGATCGTCTCCCTTTGCGAGAGCGGTATGCAGATGTGCGGCAAACGTCGCCGCCGCAGTGGTGGTGTCGCCAGAGAGTGGTTCTTCGACGATAAATGGGGAGTAGCCAAGTGCACGTGCCGCCGTGGCGGCAGCTTCCAGCGCGAGGCGATTGGAGCCGATCAGGATGTTGGAGACGTGAGAGAAAATCGGATCTCCCGGCTTGGGCGTTTCTTCGCTCTGCCCGGCTGTGCCGCGCCTGAGGTGCTCACGAACCGAAGCAGGCAGTCGGTCGATCAGCGCGAACTGCTCTATCACGTTCCAGGCCTCGGCGAAGGTGGTCGGGTCGGGAACCGTCGGGCCGGAACCGATGGTGCTCAGGTCATCGCCAATCACATCGGAGAGTACGAAGCTCACCAGCGGGGATGGGAATGCCCAACGGGCTAAGCCGCCGCCTTTAATAGTAGACAAGTGCTTGCGCACGGTGTTGATGGCGTGGATGTCGGCACCGCACTCGATCAGCAGTCGGTTGGTCGCAAGCTTGTCGGCAAGGGAAATTCCAGGAGCGGGACTGACGAGGAGGCTCGATGCCCCGCCGGTCAAGCAGAAGCACACCAGATCGTGCTCGCTCTTCTG
Above is a window of Deltaproteobacteria bacterium DNA encoding:
- a CDS encoding DUF4147 domain-containing protein; translated protein: MIVTDTLTLALSPQGRGEEQAAREQVIPVPERVFVLGAGKGAGFLAQGLEAVLGDHIAGGVVVLPRGQNVQLERIDLVHGEHPLPGPGSLAGAERMQSVLTQKSEHDLVCFCLTGGASSLLVSPAPGISLADKLATNRLLIECGADIHAINTVRKHLSTIKGGGLARWAFPSPLVSFVLSDVIGDDLSTIGSGPTVPDPTTFAEAWNVIEQFALIDRLPASVREHLRRGTAGQSEETPKPGDPIFSHVSNILIGSNRLALEAAATAARALGYSPFIVEEPLSGDTTTAAATFAAHLHTALAKGDDPVCVLAGGETTVHVTGTGKGGRNQEFALVVAQALRSEPGKSRKLHWTLLSAGTDGIDGPTDAAGAFVDGNTLRRADTAGLDSHAALQNNDSYPFFAALDDLFRPGQTGTNVMDIKIALLWP